The region GAGAACTTATAAGATCTATCGGGAATGAGCTTGATTTAGCACATTTTTAAAGAGGGAATGTTGTGCGTGTTTACGGTGGGACGAAGATAAAACTGAAACCCCATATTTTAATAACCCTCTTTCTGCCCTCACCTTGATCGTTTCCCTCTCTGGAGGATTGCTCTGAGGAACTTGCTTGGTCTCCCTCAGGTGGTTTCCTTCTTGAAGCTTCTCCAGCCGGCCTTGCTCCGCTGACACACGTACTCTCAAGGTGTGAAATGCCGTCTGCACCTCACCCACCTTGAAGTGCACAGCCATGCCTTCAAACCAGAGGCTGTCACATTCGCCCTCCTTGAAGCCTGGCGGTTGGTAGTCAGCTGGGGTGACTTTTCAAAGGAGAGCAGGAGCAGATGTTTACAGTGTGCAACCCAGGAAATGACACAAGATTCTGAATTTTGTACGACAGAGACATTAATGCATCTTACTGTCGTCATAATAGTAGAGCTTCATGGTGAGGTACACGTTGTTGGGGAGGACGTCCAGGTTCTGCATAAGAAGGAACAGCTTCCTGATGAGCAGCACCGAGGCTCTCTTGGTGTCCTCCAATGACACCTTCATCTCCACATTGTTGTTCCTGTGGTTTCACAGAGGTTATATCATCATCACATATGGAGGCCTTATCCAATACATCTATGCAAACATAGGAATTCTATCCAAACCTGAATATGTCCATCTCTGGTCCCTTCTCAGTGTATTTGAATTTGAACTGGTAGGACTCAATAATGCACTGCAAAGGGAGAAATGTTTCTTAATGTTGATCGGACTTCACATTGTAATTATGATTTGACGCAATAGTGTGTTTCAATTCAAAATCTACCgtcatttttcagtattttcagGGGGCAACTTACATTTGGTTCATCCGGATTGGTGTACACCTAGATTATAATAACATGTTGTACAGAGTTATTGctctatttttttctgcatgtaaGCAAAGTGTTAACAACAAATGTGTCTCTGTACCGACTTAATTTACTTACCCCAATGAATACAATCTGGAGCTGTTAAGAGGACAACATTGAACAAGAGTAAAAATAGTAGCAGTGTGGATCAAAACAGCAGAACAGATTAAACATTACAAATTAGAAGTAGTTAAGGATGCACTTACATACTGCTTCTCTAACGCATCAAAGCAGCCCATCATCCTGGAACATACAAGATTGAACAGGATGAAGACAATAACGACATAATTAGGATAGGAAATGACCCTC is a window of Anoplopoma fimbria isolate UVic2021 breed Golden Eagle Sablefish chromosome 3, Afim_UVic_2022, whole genome shotgun sequence DNA encoding:
- the zte38 gene encoding zebrafish testis-expressed 38; translation: MAAGKMCFRKSKEETAEWTGLFLKDLKTQQESLVFVKRMMAVAVSSITYLRGIFPEDAYRSRYLEDLCIKVLREDCNTPGASKVVKWMMGCFDALEKQYLQIVFIGVYTNPDEPNCIIESYQFKFKYTEKGPEMDIFRNNNVEMKVSLEDTKRASVLLIRKLFLLMQNLDVLPNNVYLTMKLYYYDDITPADYQPPGFKEGECDSLWFEGMAVHFKVGEVQTAFHTLRVRVSAEQGRLEKLQEGNHLRETKQVPQSNPPERETIKDPRKTTYDEDDLPSEDESAQFKKPKRPTAKRNAAAKNLSRRKRRV